The following proteins are co-located in the Silene latifolia isolate original U9 population chromosome 1, ASM4854445v1, whole genome shotgun sequence genome:
- the LOC141602735 gene encoding BTB/POZ domain-containing protein At1g03010 isoform X1, which translates to MGVVTMGDLKPNIAGKRAFRPSSSGRHATTEWPISDVSSDITIEIGSASFALHKFPLVSRSGRIRKHMLEAKDSKTSRISFPFVPGGSEAFELAAKFCYGVNVEITLSNVAMLRCAAHFLEMTEDYADKNLETRTEVYLKDTVLPNISNCITVLHKCESLLPISEDIHLVSRLITAIANNASKEQLTSGLSKLEHFSPKPLSNIEPEMPADWWGKSLAMLNLDFFQRVLSAVKLKGLKQGLISKILINYTHTSLQGVVVRDSQVLKGNYLDQELQKKQRIIVEAMVSLLPTQSRKSAVPMAFLSSLLKGGISSSVSTACRADLERRIGLQLDQAILEDILIPSNSNGNNHGPMYDVESVMRIFSIFLNLDEDDDDDDSHLRDENEMMYDFDSPGSPKQSSILKVSKLLDNYIAEVALDSNLTPSKFIALAELLPDHARVVTDGLYRAVDIFLKVHPNIKDSERYRLCKTIDCQKLSQEGCSHAAQNERLPVQMAVQVLYFEQIRLRNAMNGNHNHLFFGSLNGHFPQRSSSGVASGAISPRDNYASVRRENRELKLEVARMRMRLTDLEKDHVTMKQDLVRSHPANKLFKSFTKKLGKLNSLFRFNTTNKPLGSKANSESRFFFHRRRRHSVG; encoded by the exons ATGGGGGTGGTGACTATGGGTGATCTCAAGCCTAACATAGCCGGAAAGAGAGCTTTTCGACCGAGTTCTAGTGGAAGACATGCCACCACTGAATG GCCAATATCGGATGTTTCCAGCGACATCACCATTGAAATCGGCTCTGCAAGTTTTGCACTTCACAAA TTTCCTCTTGTTTCTCGAAGTGGAAGAATCCGGAAACACATGTTGGAGGCAAAGGATTCAAAGACCTCGCGGATTAGTTTTCCATTTGTGCCAGGTGGTTCTGAGGCATTTGAGCTTGCTGCAAAGTTCTGTTATGGAGTCAATGTTGAGATCACTCTCTCCAATGTCGCTATGCTACGCTGTGCAGCTCATTTCCTTGAAATGACCGAAGATTATGCAGATAAGAATTTGGAAACAAGAACAGAAGTATACCTTAAAGACACAGTCCTCCCAAATATATCGAATTGCATCACTGTCCTTCACAAATGTGAGTCTCTCTTGCCGATATCAGAAGATATTCATCTAGTTAGCAGGTTAATTACTGCAATTGCGAATAATGCGAGTAAAGAGCAGCTCACATCAGGGTTATCTAAGCTAGAACATTTCTCACCCAAACCCTTGTCGAATATTGAGCCGGAAATGCCAGCAGATTGGTGGGGAAAGTCCCTGGCAATGCTTAATCTCGATTTCTTTCAAAGGGTTTTATCTGCAGTAAAACTGAAAGGTCTTAAACAGGGACTAATCAGCAAAATATTGATAAACTATACTCATACTTCTCTTCAAGGAGTTGTTGTGAGGGACTCACAAGTTCTCAAGGGGAACTACTTGGACCAGGAGCTCCAAAAGAAACAACGGATCATTGTCGAAGCAATGGTCAGTTTACTGCCAACTCAATCTAGAAAGAGTGCAGTACCAATGGCATTTCTTTCAAGCCTGTTAAAAGGCGGTATTTCTTCTTCGGTTTCTACAGCTTGTAGAGCTGACTTGGAGAGAAGGATTGGGTTGCAGTTAGATCAAGCTATCCTTGAGGATATATTAATCCCGTCAAATTCAAATGGCAACAATCATGGTCCGATGTATGATGTTGAGTCAGTTATGCGAATCTTCTCTATTTTCTTGAACttagatgaagatgatgatgacgacgataGTCATCTAAGGGATGAAAATGAGATGATGTATGATTTTGACAGTCCTGGTTCTCCTAAGCAAAGCTCCATTCTTAAGGTATCGAAGTTGTTAGACAATTACATTGCAGAAGTCGCTCTTGATTCCAACTTGACACCTTCAAAATTCATAGCTCTCGCGGAGTTGTTACCTGATCATGCTCGCGTAGTGACTGATGGGTTATACAGAGCAGTTGATATCTTCTTAAAG GTCCATCCAAACATCAAAGATTCAGAGAGATACAGGCTATGCAAAACCATAGACTGCCAAAAGCTTTCACAAGAAGGGTGCAGCCACGCAGCTCAAAATGAACGGCTCCCAGTCCAAATGGCGGTCCAAGTCCTATACTTTGAGCAAATAAGGCTACGGAATGCAATGAATGGGAACCACAACCACCTCTTCTTCGGCTCACTTAATGGCCATTTCCCTCAAAGATCAAGCAGCGGCGTAGCCAGTGGGGCCATATCCCCTAGGGACAACTACGCGTCTGTTAGGAGGGAAAACCGGGAGCTTAAGCTAGAAGTGGCTAGGATGAGAATGAGGCTAACCGACCTTGAAAAGGACCATGTAACCATGAAACAGGACCTGGTTAGGTCTCATCCTGCTAATAAGTTGTTCAAGTCATTCACTAAGAAACTCGGTAAGCTCAATTCCCTTTTTCGGTTCAATACTACTAATAAACCTTTGGGTTCAAAAGCGAATTCAGAGTCCAGATTCTTCTTCCATAGACGAAGACGTCACTCTGTAGGATGA
- the LOC141602735 gene encoding BTB/POZ domain-containing protein At1g03010 isoform X2: MPISDVSSDITIEIGSASFALHKFPLVSRSGRIRKHMLEAKDSKTSRISFPFVPGGSEAFELAAKFCYGVNVEITLSNVAMLRCAAHFLEMTEDYADKNLETRTEVYLKDTVLPNISNCITVLHKCESLLPISEDIHLVSRLITAIANNASKEQLTSGLSKLEHFSPKPLSNIEPEMPADWWGKSLAMLNLDFFQRVLSAVKLKGLKQGLISKILINYTHTSLQGVVVRDSQVLKGNYLDQELQKKQRIIVEAMVSLLPTQSRKSAVPMAFLSSLLKGGISSSVSTACRADLERRIGLQLDQAILEDILIPSNSNGNNHGPMYDVESVMRIFSIFLNLDEDDDDDDSHLRDENEMMYDFDSPGSPKQSSILKVSKLLDNYIAEVALDSNLTPSKFIALAELLPDHARVVTDGLYRAVDIFLKVHPNIKDSERYRLCKTIDCQKLSQEGCSHAAQNERLPVQMAVQVLYFEQIRLRNAMNGNHNHLFFGSLNGHFPQRSSSGVASGAISPRDNYASVRRENRELKLEVARMRMRLTDLEKDHVTMKQDLVRSHPANKLFKSFTKKLGKLNSLFRFNTTNKPLGSKANSESRFFFHRRRRHSVG, translated from the exons AT GCCAATATCGGATGTTTCCAGCGACATCACCATTGAAATCGGCTCTGCAAGTTTTGCACTTCACAAA TTTCCTCTTGTTTCTCGAAGTGGAAGAATCCGGAAACACATGTTGGAGGCAAAGGATTCAAAGACCTCGCGGATTAGTTTTCCATTTGTGCCAGGTGGTTCTGAGGCATTTGAGCTTGCTGCAAAGTTCTGTTATGGAGTCAATGTTGAGATCACTCTCTCCAATGTCGCTATGCTACGCTGTGCAGCTCATTTCCTTGAAATGACCGAAGATTATGCAGATAAGAATTTGGAAACAAGAACAGAAGTATACCTTAAAGACACAGTCCTCCCAAATATATCGAATTGCATCACTGTCCTTCACAAATGTGAGTCTCTCTTGCCGATATCAGAAGATATTCATCTAGTTAGCAGGTTAATTACTGCAATTGCGAATAATGCGAGTAAAGAGCAGCTCACATCAGGGTTATCTAAGCTAGAACATTTCTCACCCAAACCCTTGTCGAATATTGAGCCGGAAATGCCAGCAGATTGGTGGGGAAAGTCCCTGGCAATGCTTAATCTCGATTTCTTTCAAAGGGTTTTATCTGCAGTAAAACTGAAAGGTCTTAAACAGGGACTAATCAGCAAAATATTGATAAACTATACTCATACTTCTCTTCAAGGAGTTGTTGTGAGGGACTCACAAGTTCTCAAGGGGAACTACTTGGACCAGGAGCTCCAAAAGAAACAACGGATCATTGTCGAAGCAATGGTCAGTTTACTGCCAACTCAATCTAGAAAGAGTGCAGTACCAATGGCATTTCTTTCAAGCCTGTTAAAAGGCGGTATTTCTTCTTCGGTTTCTACAGCTTGTAGAGCTGACTTGGAGAGAAGGATTGGGTTGCAGTTAGATCAAGCTATCCTTGAGGATATATTAATCCCGTCAAATTCAAATGGCAACAATCATGGTCCGATGTATGATGTTGAGTCAGTTATGCGAATCTTCTCTATTTTCTTGAACttagatgaagatgatgatgacgacgataGTCATCTAAGGGATGAAAATGAGATGATGTATGATTTTGACAGTCCTGGTTCTCCTAAGCAAAGCTCCATTCTTAAGGTATCGAAGTTGTTAGACAATTACATTGCAGAAGTCGCTCTTGATTCCAACTTGACACCTTCAAAATTCATAGCTCTCGCGGAGTTGTTACCTGATCATGCTCGCGTAGTGACTGATGGGTTATACAGAGCAGTTGATATCTTCTTAAAG GTCCATCCAAACATCAAAGATTCAGAGAGATACAGGCTATGCAAAACCATAGACTGCCAAAAGCTTTCACAAGAAGGGTGCAGCCACGCAGCTCAAAATGAACGGCTCCCAGTCCAAATGGCGGTCCAAGTCCTATACTTTGAGCAAATAAGGCTACGGAATGCAATGAATGGGAACCACAACCACCTCTTCTTCGGCTCACTTAATGGCCATTTCCCTCAAAGATCAAGCAGCGGCGTAGCCAGTGGGGCCATATCCCCTAGGGACAACTACGCGTCTGTTAGGAGGGAAAACCGGGAGCTTAAGCTAGAAGTGGCTAGGATGAGAATGAGGCTAACCGACCTTGAAAAGGACCATGTAACCATGAAACAGGACCTGGTTAGGTCTCATCCTGCTAATAAGTTGTTCAAGTCATTCACTAAGAAACTCGGTAAGCTCAATTCCCTTTTTCGGTTCAATACTACTAATAAACCTTTGGGTTCAAAAGCGAATTCAGAGTCCAGATTCTTCTTCCATAGACGAAGACGTCACTCTGTAGGATGA
- the LOC141602761 gene encoding adenylate kinase isoenzyme 6 homolog has product MGRVKPNLLITGTPGTGKTTTATALAEATQLRHVNIGDLVREKNLHDGWDDQFDCHVINEDLVIDELEDLMEGGGVIVDYHGCDFFPERWFDRIVVLQTENSILYDRLSKRGYTGSKLSNNIECEIFQVLLEEAKESYPEDIVIAMKSNSVDDITSNVAELTAWISSWGSNPSQNENMCD; this is encoded by the exons ATGGGGAGGGTCAAGCCTAACCTTTTGATTACTGGAACACCGGGGACTGGTAAAACAACTACCGCCACAGCTTTAGCAGAGGCAACTCAGCTTCGCCACGTTAATATTGGTGATTTGGTCAGGGAGAAGAACCTTCATGATGGTTGGGATGATCAATTTGATTGCCATGTCATTAATGAGGATCTG GTTATTGATGAGCTTGAAGATCTGATGGAAGGGGGTGGTGTCATTGTGGATTATCATGGTTGTGACTTCTTCCCAGAGCGGTGGTTTGATCGTATTGTGGTGCTGCAAACTGAGAATTCTATATTGTATGATCGCCTTAGTAAAAG AGGCTATACAGGGTCAAAACTGTCCAACAATATTGAATGTGAAATATTTCAAGTTTTGCTTGAGGAGGCTAAAGAAAGCTACCCAGAAGACATAGTGATAGCAATGAAGAGTAACTCCGTCGACGACATAACGAGTAACGTAGCCGAATTGACAGCCTGGATTTCAAGCTGGGGTAGCAATCCGAGTCAAAATGAGAACATGTGCGATTAA